A genomic stretch from Thermoproteota archaeon includes:
- a CDS encoding DNA-binding protein — MILDTSSVILRVSRGREVEGNITSITLIEYPPVRLYGKFRGKIYFLTEADQLRAASLQERMRSLGKPMSAADLLVAAVCLNRDEELLTTDEDFLSILEIEPALRVIVERPTNRSNEMGRSSEVDSSSLTDPEKDSLSSPIQVSRCGREDEPY; from the coding sequence ATGATCTTGGATACCTCCTCCGTCATCCTAAGGGTCAGCCGAGGGAGGGAGGTGGAGGGGAACATCACCTCCATCACCCTCATAGAGTATCCGCCTGTGAGGCTCTACGGTAAGTTCCGCGGTAAGATCTACTTCCTGACCGAAGCGGACCAGCTGAGAGCTGCCTCCTTACAGGAGAGGATGAGGTCTTTAGGAAAACCGATGAGCGCCGCCGACCTCCTTGTAGCGGCCGTATGCCTGAACAGGGATGAGGAGCTCCTCACAACGGATGAGGACTTCCTGTCCATACTGGAGATTGAGCCCGCGCTCAGGGTGATCGTCGAGAGACCGACGAATCGTTCGAATGAAATGGGAAGAAGTTCGGAGGTTGACTCATCCTCCCTCACCGACCCCGAGAAAGATAGTCTATCATCGCCGATACAAGTTTCGAGATGCGGAAGGGAGGATGAGCCCTACTGA
- a CDS encoding radical SAM protein, giving the protein MREARLFTPLDDVVECRVCEHRCRIRQGKRGICGNYVNRDGKLYHLGYGRLSAVESRPIEIKPLFHYWPNSTALTFSNWGCNFHCLWCQNHGLSFRSPEEGDPVTPPEALVEMAIRTGDQGLCASFNEPTTNFDYLVDVVASATERGLYSTMVTNCYLTPKALEELVRAGADGWSVDIKGCPGMKALPRVDHERVIRNAKTLLDAGAHVEMVYLVVTGANDFDECYKWIIRRHLDLLGGDVPLHINRYYPAHLWREPPTPLERLMEIKEHAAKEGVRYVYVGNVHDPELETTRCPSCGKVLIVRRGYRVVRFELFEGEGKYRCPRCGHTIPVRGKYIPSPCE; this is encoded by the coding sequence ATGAGGGAGGCGCGCCTCTTCACACCGCTCGATGATGTGGTCGAGTGCAGGGTGTGCGAGCACAGGTGCAGGATTAGGCAGGGGAAGAGGGGGATCTGCGGTAACTACGTGAACAGGGACGGGAAACTCTACCACCTCGGCTATGGGAGGCTCAGCGCCGTGGAGAGCAGGCCCATAGAGATAAAGCCCCTCTTCCACTACTGGCCCAACAGCACGGCCCTCACCTTCTCCAACTGGGGTTGCAACTTCCACTGCCTCTGGTGCCAGAACCATGGCCTGAGCTTCCGGTCACCTGAAGAGGGAGATCCCGTAACCCCTCCCGAGGCCCTAGTCGAGATGGCAATTCGAACGGGGGATCAGGGCCTATGCGCGAGCTTCAACGAGCCCACGACGAACTTCGATTATCTTGTGGATGTCGTCGCCTCGGCCACCGAGAGGGGCCTCTACTCCACGATGGTCACCAACTGCTATCTAACACCCAAGGCCTTAGAGGAGCTCGTTAGGGCCGGTGCTGACGGATGGAGCGTGGACATAAAGGGGTGTCCCGGGATGAAGGCCCTTCCCCGTGTGGACCACGAAAGGGTGATAAGGAACGCTAAAACTCTGTTAGACGCTGGTGCCCACGTAGAGATGGTCTACTTGGTGGTTACTGGGGCCAACGATTTCGATGAGTGCTATAAATGGATAATAAGGAGGCACTTGGACCTGCTAGGCGGAGATGTGCCGCTGCACATTAACAGGTACTACCCTGCACACCTCTGGAGGGAACCACCGACCCCCCTCGAGAGGCTGATGGAGATAAAGGAGCACGCAGCGAAGGAGGGAGTCCGCTATGTTTACGTAGGCAATGTCCACGATCCCGAGCTTGAGACCACCCGATGCCCCTCCTGTGGGAAGGTCCTCATAGTGAGGAGGGGATACAGGGTCGTGAGGTTCGAGCTCTTCGAAGGGGAGGGGAAGTACAGGTGTCCTAGGTGCGGCCACACGATTCCGGTGAGAGGAAAGTACATCCCCTCCCCATGTGAGTGA
- a CDS encoding Lrp/AsnC family transcriptional regulator yields the protein MGISIEELDELDVSILRILQLNSRIPFSELARKLGVPEATVRYRVKKLVEKGVIKGFYTLLDPRRVGLPFSVIVLADVDPEHLDQVFDGLKEMPEATHVFKLTGKYNIVAIFHARDMEHVSRIDEAVRSHRGVRSAETLLVTGLVHINPELPI from the coding sequence ATGGGCATAAGTATCGAGGAGCTAGACGAGCTGGACGTGAGCATACTCAGGATCCTTCAGCTCAACTCGAGGATCCCGTTCAGCGAGCTGGCTAGGAAGCTTGGGGTCCCTGAGGCCACTGTAAGGTATAGAGTAAAGAAACTCGTCGAGAAGGGGGTCATAAAGGGGTTTTACACCCTCCTAGATCCGAGGAGGGTCGGTCTTCCATTCTCCGTGATAGTTCTGGCGGATGTGGATCCCGAGCACCTAGATCAGGTCTTCGACGGGTTGAAGGAGATGCCTGAAGCCACCCACGTGTTCAAGCTGACGGGAAAGTACAATATAGTGGCCATATTCCACGCGAGGGACATGGAGCATGTGTCAAGGATAGACGAGGCCGTTAGATCCCACAGGGGCGTGAGGTCTGCGGAGACCCTTCTCGTGACAGGCCTGGTTCACATAAACCCCGAGCTCCCCATATAA
- a CDS encoding cation diffusion facilitator family transporter, producing the protein MALGAGLQVERAEGVAIASVVISAAIVAVKLFVALVTGSMAVLGELLDSLGDILTSSVTLMGIKLSRKPPDADHPYGHAKFDSLLGLLSSIFLMEVEACVIFRSISALLGPLVPPSVTNEVLLLLAATSLVNVARSLALWRTGGSEGVRMMQSEAINYGWDAARTLVVVGVLLISKEVPLVDPIAALLATALVVPSTLRVAYWSASDLLDRIDPKLLARIYSLLGSCREIVAVRRVRARKLGKITLVDAVIEVDPSITAERTNEIIKRLEERVRVEIGPSEVMIVPLAAGRSRGSVAKEVTESVEGVREAHTFEFYGERGERLHLHVVLDDDINLKRADEIAREVESRLKGALGVEEVIVHMDHSGEGLPLEEIRERIEELRGVRWTSVEVVRSGSCVRLEIRVGADPEMRAKEINRLQHDVMAIAAELAPKAKVSVRVIPAC; encoded by the coding sequence GTGGCTTTAGGAGCGGGACTTCAGGTGGAGAGAGCCGAGGGGGTAGCCATCGCTTCCGTAGTCATATCCGCTGCGATAGTGGCGGTGAAGCTCTTCGTGGCTCTGGTCACAGGCAGCATGGCCGTACTGGGGGAACTCCTCGACTCGCTGGGAGACATCCTGACATCCTCCGTTACCCTGATGGGAATAAAGCTCTCAAGAAAGCCGCCGGACGCGGATCACCCTTACGGGCACGCCAAGTTCGACAGCCTGCTGGGCCTCCTCTCCTCCATTTTCCTTATGGAGGTGGAGGCTTGCGTGATATTCAGGAGCATTTCAGCTCTCCTCGGACCCCTGGTCCCACCGAGCGTGACGAATGAGGTTCTTCTACTGCTGGCAGCCACGAGTCTGGTGAACGTGGCAAGGTCGCTCGCCCTCTGGAGGACGGGCGGATCTGAAGGAGTGAGGATGATGCAGTCCGAGGCCATCAACTACGGGTGGGATGCGGCTAGGACCCTTGTGGTGGTGGGGGTGCTCCTCATCTCGAAGGAGGTCCCGCTTGTTGACCCCATCGCCGCCCTGTTGGCCACCGCCCTCGTGGTTCCCTCCACACTGAGGGTAGCTTACTGGTCAGCTAGCGACCTGCTGGACAGGATAGATCCCAAGCTCCTCGCTAGGATATACTCCCTGCTGGGAAGTTGCAGGGAGATAGTAGCGGTCAGGAGGGTGAGGGCCAGGAAGCTGGGTAAGATAACTTTAGTGGATGCTGTGATCGAGGTCGATCCGTCAATCACAGCGGAGAGGACGAACGAGATAATAAAGAGACTCGAGGAGAGGGTTAGGGTGGAGATAGGACCTTCCGAGGTCATGATAGTGCCCCTCGCAGCGGGAAGATCGAGGGGGAGCGTGGCCAAGGAGGTGACGGAGTCGGTGGAGGGCGTGAGGGAGGCCCACACCTTTGAGTTCTACGGGGAGAGGGGGGAGAGGCTGCACCTGCATGTGGTCCTCGACGATGACATCAACCTGAAGAGGGCTGACGAGATCGCCAGGGAGGTCGAATCTAGGTTGAAAGGGGCCCTAGGCGTCGAGGAAGTCATAGTGCACATGGACCACTCTGGTGAGGGCCTCCCGCTGGAGGAGATAAGGGAGAGGATAGAGGAGCTGAGGGGCGTGAGGTGGACGTCCGTTGAGGTCGTGAGGTCCGGAAGTTGCGTGAGGCTAGAGATAAGGGTGGGCGCGGATCCTGAGATGAGGGCCAAGGAGATCAACAGGCTGCAGCACGATGTGATGGCCATCGCTGCCGAGCTGGCCCCAAAGGCGAAGGTGTCCGTTAGGGTGATCCCGGCCTGCTGA
- a CDS encoding pyridoxal phosphate-dependent aminotransferase — translation MLTIRDIFDACNRKAARGMRVIGAHIGAPSHDPPLPVSEVLSETGEVGRNYLPFTGMDEARDAVVDFASRFLRRDYERDRVFMTNGGAQALLISSLTSWKLKKGKILIPAPGFIQYFEHPVEFSYPVETYNPLAEDLVNEVLGRIDGAGAVLINFPNNPTGHLPPNSALRDLWDELRRRNVLLLNDAAYSQIYFGERVEIVGDVVIDTFSKTFSLPGMRAGYIYWGAEGRELVGRLIYLTTAGVSEVVQRLVMRMIEAASDRYFEGVREHYRRMRDALVREASKAGLEFVEPRGAFYLYARHPEVEDSEELALKLLDSDPVVGIVPAAAFRGGKEWFRVSYGRLREEEMAELMEAIGRAAGR, via the coding sequence ATGCTTACCATAAGGGACATCTTCGACGCATGCAACAGGAAGGCAGCCCGGGGGATGAGGGTCATAGGAGCTCACATAGGGGCCCCTTCTCACGATCCACCTCTCCCAGTGTCCGAGGTACTCTCAGAGACTGGAGAGGTCGGGCGGAACTACCTTCCATTCACGGGGATGGATGAGGCCAGGGATGCGGTAGTGGACTTCGCCTCGCGCTTTCTGAGGAGGGATTACGAGAGGGATAGAGTTTTCATGACCAACGGAGGGGCTCAGGCCCTCCTGATCTCTTCACTGACATCTTGGAAGCTGAAGAAGGGGAAGATCCTGATACCGGCGCCTGGCTTCATCCAGTACTTCGAGCACCCCGTGGAGTTCTCCTATCCCGTGGAGACCTATAACCCCCTAGCCGAGGACCTAGTGAACGAGGTGCTGGGGAGGATCGATGGCGCTGGTGCGGTGCTCATCAACTTCCCGAACAATCCCACGGGCCACCTCCCTCCTAACTCGGCGCTCAGGGATCTATGGGACGAGCTCCGGAGGAGGAACGTCCTCCTGCTGAATGATGCGGCCTACTCACAGATCTACTTCGGGGAGAGGGTCGAGATCGTCGGAGATGTGGTTATAGACACCTTCAGCAAGACCTTCTCCCTTCCGGGGATGAGAGCTGGCTACATCTACTGGGGTGCGGAGGGCAGGGAGCTCGTGGGGAGGCTGATATACCTCACCACAGCCGGTGTATCCGAAGTGGTGCAGAGGTTGGTGATGAGGATGATCGAGGCGGCCAGCGACAGATACTTCGAGGGGGTCAGGGAGCACTACAGGAGGATGAGGGACGCGCTGGTCAGGGAGGCCTCAAAGGCAGGCTTGGAGTTCGTGGAGCCTAGAGGGGCCTTCTACCTCTACGCCAGACATCCTGAGGTGGAAGACTCGGAGGAGCTGGCCCTGAAGCTCCTCGACTCAGATCCCGTCGTGGGAATAGTGCCGGCGGCCGCGTTTAGGGGAGGTAAGGAGTGGTTCAGGGTGAGCTACGGCAGGCTAAGGGAGGAGGAGATGGCGGAGCTAATGGAAGCCATAGGCAGAGCAGCTGGACGATGA